Below is a window of Acidobacteriota bacterium DNA.
AGGAGGACGGCACCGTCCAGCTGCACTTCGCGGTGGAGAATCCCCAGGGGGTTTCCGCCATGGCGCTGGCGGTGATCCTCCGGGACGGCCTTTCCGGCCTCGACGCCGAAACCGTCGCCGGCGTTCCCTGCGACGTGGTCTACCGCGTCTTCGGCAAGGAGCTGTCCATGGGCAAGAGCATGGGCCTCATGGGCATGGTCAACGGCGTCGCCGCCGAAGCCCGTCGCCTCGGCGGAGAGAGCTGAGGGCCTCCCCCGAACGGCCTCGTCGGTCCCTCGCCTCGACCCTTCAACATCACCGGCCTGCGGATTCGCTGCGGATTTCCCGTGCAGCGGTTCCTGCCGGCTGTGGATCACCTGTTGAGAGGCTTGTGGAAAAGCGGCTGTGAGGGCGCC
It encodes the following:
- a CDS encoding SufE family protein, producing the protein MTESADLNLPPKLNEILETLDLFPDRADRIQALISLAERFEPVPESIAPKPYPEARRVKACESEAYLWVLPQEDGTVQLHFAVENPQGVSAMALAVILRDGLSGLDAETVAGVPCDVVYRVFGKELSMGKSMGLMGMVNGVAAEARRLGGES